The proteins below are encoded in one region of Paraburkholderia aromaticivorans:
- a CDS encoding transporter substrate-binding domain-containing protein produces MKAISRLVSAAFATSAAFVFAFPVNTLAADTATLRIGTDAAYPPYEYKLPDGTLAGLEIDIDNALCAEANLKCEYVVGSFDGLIAGLQSRKFDVIAAAMAPTAARRAVMDFTQPVYPADIRLVAAKAAKLAPTATALAGKRVGVLQGSTQANFARANWAAHQVTIVEYQDQDSAYADLATGRLDATLVVGPAAQAGFLSKPQGAGFAFAGDRISDPAILGASSVIGVRKGDTKTLNTLNAALKKIHDDGTVDRLMRKYLGADASTQ; encoded by the coding sequence ATGAAGGCTATTTCGCGCCTTGTTAGCGCGGCGTTTGCTACGTCCGCTGCGTTTGTTTTCGCGTTCCCCGTCAACACGCTCGCCGCGGATACGGCGACGCTGCGCATCGGTACCGACGCCGCTTATCCGCCGTATGAATACAAATTGCCCGACGGCACGCTCGCCGGACTCGAGATCGATATTGACAACGCGCTATGCGCCGAGGCCAATCTGAAATGCGAGTACGTGGTGGGCAGTTTCGACGGACTGATCGCGGGCCTTCAGTCGCGCAAGTTCGACGTGATCGCCGCCGCGATGGCGCCGACCGCCGCGCGCCGCGCCGTGATGGACTTCACACAGCCCGTCTATCCCGCGGATATCCGCCTCGTGGCCGCGAAAGCCGCGAAGCTGGCGCCGACAGCCACGGCGCTCGCGGGCAAGCGCGTCGGCGTGCTGCAAGGCTCGACGCAGGCGAATTTCGCCAGGGCGAATTGGGCGGCGCATCAGGTGACGATCGTCGAGTATCAGGATCAGGACAGCGCGTACGCCGACCTCGCGACCGGACGCCTCGACGCCACGCTCGTGGTTGGGCCTGCGGCGCAGGCAGGTTTTCTCAGCAAGCCGCAAGGCGCTGGTTTCGCGTTTGCCGGCGATCGTATCTCGGACCCCGCGATTCTCGGCGCGAGCAGCGTGATCGGCGTGCGCAAGGGCGACACGAAGACGCTCAACACACTGAACGCGGCGCTCAAAAAGATTCATGACGATGGCACGGTGGACCGCCTGATGCGCAAGTACCTCGGCGCCGACGCATCGACGCAATGA
- a CDS encoding LysR family transcriptional regulator produces the protein MKTTQLRMLVAIAEHGTLMAAAEALNLSQPAVTKSVKELETRLGVQLLVRSGAGVRLTQYGEALLQRARRVVTEIARAEQELKDMKSSSERTLSIGVSMLAASVAVPDAIEAFRHRFPDSRFSVYECQPRQIIDGLRDGTFDLCVAAIALRDVTAEFQVDPIAVRSQSLAVRNGDPFGAETRLDALTHGHWLYNHTRESWPEFWSQLCGKRTIQEPARVSVCTSHKLYPKLAGESGAVSVWPDFLLDEHLRSGLLTRLATDAQLPELTVSLMYRKDHVFSATAEYFAECVASSKGSGV, from the coding sequence ATGAAAACGACCCAGTTGCGCATGCTCGTTGCGATTGCTGAACACGGCACGCTGATGGCCGCCGCCGAAGCGTTGAATCTCTCGCAACCCGCGGTCACGAAAAGCGTGAAGGAACTCGAGACGCGTCTGGGTGTTCAACTGCTCGTGCGCAGCGGAGCGGGCGTGCGGCTTACGCAGTACGGCGAGGCGCTGTTGCAGCGAGCGCGCCGGGTGGTCACGGAAATTGCCCGCGCTGAGCAGGAATTGAAGGACATGAAGTCGTCGTCGGAGCGCACGCTTTCCATCGGTGTGTCGATGCTCGCGGCGTCAGTCGCCGTGCCGGATGCGATCGAGGCATTCCGGCACCGGTTTCCCGATTCACGCTTCAGCGTGTACGAGTGCCAACCGAGGCAGATCATCGACGGTCTGCGCGACGGCACATTCGATCTCTGCGTCGCGGCGATTGCCTTGCGCGACGTGACCGCGGAATTTCAGGTCGACCCCATTGCGGTGCGATCGCAATCGCTTGCCGTGCGCAACGGCGACCCGTTTGGCGCCGAAACCCGCCTCGACGCTCTAACGCATGGCCATTGGCTCTATAACCACACGCGTGAAAGCTGGCCGGAATTCTGGTCGCAATTGTGCGGCAAGCGGACCATTCAGGAGCCGGCGCGCGTGAGCGTCTGCACGTCGCACAAGCTGTATCCGAAGCTCGCCGGCGAGTCCGGCGCCGTGAGCGTGTGGCCCGACTTCCTGCTTGATGAACACCTGCGTTCAGGCTTGCTCACGCGACTCGCCACCGACGCACAGTTGCCCGAACTGACCGTGAGTCTCATGTATCGCAAGGACCATGTGTTCAGCGCCACAGCGGAATATTTTGCGGAGTGCGTGGCGTCGTCGAAAGGATCGGGAGTCTGA
- a CDS encoding HAMP domain-containing sensor histidine kinase — MNLTLTQRLSLVFSVLLLACCGASAFLQIRSSDLHEKEVIQSLSRNLADHIAHGSSLMDANGLRPDAVRQLFGQLMRVNPSVEVYLLDNQGHIKGDDAPAGHVKREQVNLAPIRQFITGDALPILGDDPRSVDGKKVFSAAPLQLSGQAPSGYIYVVLLGEEHDALAARVAASSVLRTTLWSMALVALLGLLAGLTAFGLITRPLRRLTDAMRRFDAEGEPDTQPSVPRSSPAGRRDEIAVLEATFAQMANRIGEQWRALTRQDQQRRELIANISHDLRTPLTSLHGYLETLSLKSDTLGETERKRYLAIALAQSVKVGRLAQALFELARLEHGNVQPALEQFSLVDLVQDVFQKFELPAEARHIQLRANIPPRLPTVCADLGMIERVLTNLLDNAIRHTPAEGSIEVDLAHRDGKVSVTVSDTGPGIPPEQREGLFERPFSSGGAHRGGGLGLLIVQRMLQLHQSQIRLLDTAGTGTTFCFELPTAATRSSAASVLM, encoded by the coding sequence GTGAATCTGACGCTGACCCAGCGGCTCTCGCTCGTTTTCTCCGTGCTGCTACTGGCATGCTGCGGCGCGTCGGCCTTCCTGCAAATCCGTTCGAGCGATCTGCACGAGAAGGAGGTCATACAGAGCCTGTCGCGCAATCTCGCCGACCATATCGCTCATGGCAGCTCGCTGATGGACGCCAACGGCTTGCGGCCCGACGCGGTCCGGCAGCTATTCGGCCAGTTGATGAGGGTGAATCCGAGCGTCGAGGTGTATCTGCTCGACAACCAGGGCCACATAAAAGGCGACGATGCGCCCGCCGGGCACGTCAAGCGCGAACAGGTGAATCTTGCGCCGATCCGGCAATTCATCACGGGAGACGCGCTGCCGATTCTCGGCGACGACCCGCGCAGCGTCGACGGTAAAAAGGTGTTCAGCGCAGCACCGCTGCAATTGAGCGGACAGGCGCCGTCCGGCTATATCTACGTGGTCCTGCTCGGCGAGGAACACGACGCGCTCGCCGCGCGCGTGGCGGCTAGCTCCGTGCTGCGCACGACGTTGTGGTCGATGGCGCTGGTCGCCCTGTTGGGGCTACTGGCCGGTTTGACCGCATTCGGCCTGATCACGCGGCCGCTGCGCCGCCTGACCGATGCCATGCGCCGCTTCGATGCAGAGGGCGAGCCCGACACCCAGCCGAGCGTGCCGCGTTCGTCGCCGGCCGGACGGCGCGACGAAATCGCCGTGCTCGAAGCGACGTTTGCGCAGATGGCAAACCGCATCGGCGAACAATGGCGCGCGCTAACGCGGCAGGACCAGCAGCGCCGCGAGCTGATCGCCAATATTTCGCACGACCTGCGCACGCCGTTGACCTCGCTGCACGGCTACCTCGAAACGCTCTCGCTGAAGTCCGACACGCTCGGCGAAACGGAGCGCAAACGCTATCTGGCAATCGCGCTCGCGCAAAGCGTCAAGGTGGGCCGGCTCGCGCAGGCCTTGTTCGAATTGGCCAGGCTTGAACACGGCAACGTGCAACCCGCACTCGAACAGTTCTCGCTGGTCGATCTGGTGCAGGACGTCTTTCAAAAATTTGAATTGCCGGCCGAGGCGCGGCACATTCAATTGCGCGCGAATATTCCGCCACGTCTGCCGACCGTCTGCGCCGATCTCGGCATGATCGAGCGCGTGCTGACGAATCTGCTCGACAACGCGATTCGCCATACGCCCGCTGAAGGATCGATTGAAGTCGACCTCGCGCATAGGGACGGCAAAGTGTCGGTGACGGTCAGCGACACCGGCCCCGGCATTCCGCCCGAGCAGCGCGAAGGTCTGTTCGAACGTCCGTTCAGTTCCGGCGGCGCGCATCGGGGCGGTGGACTGGGGTTGCTGATCGTCCAGCGCATGCTGCAATTGCACCAGAGCCAGATACGTCTGCTCGACACGGCGGGAACGGGCACGACCTTCTGCTTCGAGTTGCCGACGGCCGCCACCAGGTCGAGTGCCGCCAGCGTCCTGATGTGA
- a CDS encoding M24 family metallopeptidase yields the protein MEAAAKQAVGSKYVLESMKYAQGKTWEVVNRLAQRVQPGMLESAAKAECHNVLNEMGMDRIWHPILVRFGENTLKVFKQQSEGDPRLKEDDIFFVDLGVVFHGHEGDAGATFVVGSDAEMKACADAAKTVFDEVEHHWRTTRAGGKALYDFAGQRAAALGWRLNLDIKGHRVSDFPHAIYKAGNLGDFADCPDAGLWILEIQLAHPTRPFGAFYEDLLI from the coding sequence ATGGAAGCAGCGGCGAAGCAGGCGGTCGGCAGCAAATACGTGCTCGAGTCGATGAAATACGCGCAGGGCAAGACGTGGGAGGTCGTGAACCGGCTGGCGCAACGGGTACAGCCTGGCATGCTGGAGTCGGCGGCAAAGGCCGAATGCCATAACGTGCTCAACGAAATGGGCATGGACCGTATCTGGCATCCGATTCTGGTGCGCTTCGGCGAAAACACGCTGAAGGTTTTCAAGCAGCAGTCGGAAGGCGATCCGCGGCTCAAGGAAGACGATATTTTCTTCGTCGACCTCGGCGTCGTTTTTCACGGGCACGAGGGCGATGCGGGCGCCACGTTCGTAGTCGGCAGCGACGCTGAGATGAAGGCCTGCGCCGATGCCGCAAAAACCGTATTCGACGAAGTGGAACATCATTGGCGCACGACCCGCGCTGGCGGAAAAGCGCTATACGACTTCGCCGGGCAACGTGCGGCCGCGCTCGGCTGGCGTCTGAATCTGGATATCAAGGGTCACCGCGTGAGCGACTTTCCGCACGCAATCTACAAGGCGGGCAACCTCGGCGATTTCGCCGATTGCCCGGACGCCGGTCTGTGGATTCTGGAAATCCAGCTTGCCCATCCGACCCGGCCGTTCGGCGCGTTCTATGAGGACTTGCTGATCTGA
- the msrA gene encoding peptide-methionine (S)-S-oxide reductase MsrA: protein MRTISTSTASLRKRFSVTRIMGLVVVALGVVAAQHVAHSAEAATKIPAPVQDEKAAATHSETAVFAGGCFWGVQGVFEHVRGVKQVASGYTGGAASTAQYETVSEGDTGHAESVQITYDPTQITYGRLLQIFFSVAHNPTELDYQGPDHGTQYRSAIFPVDAAQRGIAQSYIAQLDNAHVFSAKVVTRVEDFKGFYPAESYHQNFLALHPDYPYIAINDLPKVTGLKRMFPDLYRNDPVLFATASR from the coding sequence ATGCGCACGATATCTACCAGCACAGCGTCGCTGCGGAAGCGTTTCTCCGTCACACGAATCATGGGCCTCGTCGTCGTTGCTCTGGGCGTCGTGGCCGCGCAGCACGTCGCGCATTCCGCTGAGGCCGCCACGAAGATCCCCGCGCCCGTACAGGATGAAAAAGCCGCCGCGACGCATAGCGAAACGGCGGTGTTCGCGGGCGGCTGCTTCTGGGGCGTGCAAGGCGTGTTCGAACACGTGCGCGGCGTGAAGCAGGTTGCCTCGGGTTACACCGGTGGAGCGGCATCCACGGCGCAATACGAAACCGTCAGCGAGGGCGATACGGGACACGCGGAGTCGGTGCAGATCACTTACGATCCGACGCAGATCACGTACGGTCGCTTGCTGCAGATATTCTTCTCGGTCGCGCACAATCCCACCGAGTTGGACTATCAGGGCCCCGACCACGGTACGCAATATCGCTCGGCGATTTTCCCGGTGGATGCGGCGCAGCGCGGCATCGCGCAGTCGTATATCGCGCAACTCGACAACGCCCATGTGTTCTCAGCGAAAGTCGTGACTCGCGTCGAGGACTTCAAGGGCTTTTATCCGGCGGAAAGTTATCACCAGAACTTCCTCGCGCTGCATCCGGACTATCCGTACATCGCGATCAACGATCTGCCGAAAGTGACCGGCCTGAAGCGGATGTTCCCGGATCTGTATCGCAATGATCCGGTGTTGTTCGCGACGGCGTCGCGATAG
- a CDS encoding porin, whose amino-acid sequence MRRALLGLLLTGTAAMPAFAQSSVTLYGLVDEGIDYASNIAGHAQWKMSSGDAQGSRWGLKGTEDLGGGVSAIFRLENGFDVNSGRLMQGGREFGRQAFVGVASTSAGTLTFGRQYDSMVQFVAPLTANGSWGGFLFEHPYDNDNTDNSFRVNNAVQYTSPSMGGFQFGGTYGFSNSAGQFATNRAASVGANWSQGGLTIGAAYLAVDDPGANAVGAVASNDANFLAQRQRTFGGGLSYQAGSALFGFVYTHTDLKNPTSYAYITGSIVPPGQTVSSLKFDNFEVSSSYRFTPALMVGGMYDYTQSRLDASGGRSRPRWHTLGAMVDYNLSKRTDVYVMATAQKAVGGNSNTALDHAYGGADDSSSSDRQVLARVGLRHVF is encoded by the coding sequence ATGAGACGCGCGCTATTGGGTTTGCTATTGACGGGCACGGCGGCGATGCCGGCGTTCGCTCAAAGCAGTGTGACGCTGTACGGACTGGTTGACGAGGGCATCGACTACGCGAGCAATATCGCCGGCCATGCGCAATGGAAGATGTCGAGCGGCGATGCACAAGGCAGCCGCTGGGGATTGAAGGGAACAGAAGATCTCGGCGGTGGCGTGTCGGCCATATTCAGGCTCGAAAACGGATTCGACGTCAACAGCGGGCGTTTGATGCAGGGCGGCCGCGAGTTCGGCCGGCAGGCTTTCGTGGGCGTCGCTTCGACGAGCGCCGGTACGCTCACGTTCGGGCGTCAATACGACTCGATGGTGCAATTCGTTGCACCGTTGACCGCGAACGGCAGTTGGGGCGGTTTCCTGTTCGAGCATCCCTACGATAACGACAACACGGACAATTCGTTTCGCGTGAATAACGCGGTGCAGTACACGAGTCCGTCGATGGGCGGCTTTCAGTTCGGCGGCACCTATGGGTTCTCGAATAGTGCTGGACAGTTCGCGACGAATCGCGCCGCGAGCGTCGGTGCGAACTGGTCGCAAGGCGGCCTGACGATAGGCGCGGCGTATCTCGCTGTCGACGATCCGGGTGCGAATGCGGTGGGTGCGGTCGCATCCAACGACGCGAACTTCCTCGCGCAACGCCAACGGACGTTCGGAGGCGGGCTTAGCTATCAGGCGGGCTCGGCACTATTCGGCTTCGTCTATACGCACACGGATCTGAAGAACCCGACTTCCTATGCGTACATCACAGGATCGATCGTGCCGCCGGGACAGACTGTCTCGTCGCTGAAGTTCGACAACTTCGAAGTGTCCAGCAGTTATCGCTTCACGCCGGCGCTGATGGTCGGCGGCATGTACGACTACACGCAAAGCCGGCTCGATGCGTCCGGTGGCCGATCCAGGCCGCGCTGGCACACGCTGGGCGCGATGGTCGACTACAACCTGTCGAAACGCACGGATGTGTATGTGATGGCGACTGCGCAGAAGGCAGTGGGTGGGAACTCGAACACCGCGCTCGATCATGCGTACGGCGGGGCCGATGATTCGTCTTCATCTGATCGGCAGGTGCTGGCTCGCGTCGGGTTGCGGCACGTTTTCTGA
- a CDS encoding M20 aminoacylase family protein encodes MQHTEADLAELIALRRDIHANPEVAFDESRTSELVAAKLRAWDIETHTGIGNTGVVGVIRGRRGPGRSIALRADMDALPMQEEGMPLHRSLRNGVFHGCGHDGHTAMLLGAARHFSSHRDFRGTLVLVFQPAEETGGGANAMLADGLETRFPFDEIYAMHNAPHFAPGTFGVRDGAMLASCDELRIEVTGVGGHGSSPEKTIDPIAAAAQLICALQTVVSRSVDPGSMAVLSIGSIHAGTTSNVIPAHASLTGTLRTFDEAIRSLAKGRIETICAGVALATGCALSVEFYGSSPATINHREQAEATARAATTVFGAANVLREFAPLNGSEDFSEFLLRRPGAYVLLGQGGVYCHHPEFDFNDDVLPLGVRFFVALAEDRLAA; translated from the coding sequence ATGCAGCACACGGAAGCGGATCTCGCGGAACTGATTGCGTTACGCCGCGATATTCACGCCAATCCCGAAGTGGCGTTCGATGAATCGCGCACCAGCGAACTGGTCGCTGCGAAATTGCGGGCGTGGGACATCGAAACGCACACCGGCATCGGCAACACGGGAGTGGTCGGCGTGATTCGCGGACGGCGCGGCCCCGGCCGGTCGATCGCCTTGCGCGCGGACATGGACGCCTTGCCGATGCAGGAAGAGGGGATGCCTTTGCATCGTTCGCTGCGCAACGGCGTATTCCACGGCTGCGGACATGACGGCCACACGGCGATGCTGCTCGGCGCGGCGCGTCATTTCAGCTCGCATCGCGACTTTCGGGGCACGCTCGTACTGGTGTTCCAGCCTGCCGAGGAAACCGGCGGCGGCGCGAACGCGATGCTCGCGGACGGCCTCGAAACACGCTTTCCCTTCGACGAAATCTACGCGATGCACAACGCGCCGCATTTCGCGCCGGGCACCTTCGGCGTCAGGGATGGCGCGATGCTCGCCTCCTGCGATGAACTGCGTATCGAGGTTACCGGCGTGGGCGGACATGGTTCATCGCCGGAAAAGACGATCGATCCGATTGCGGCCGCTGCGCAGTTGATCTGCGCGTTGCAAACCGTGGTGAGCCGCTCGGTCGATCCGGGTTCGATGGCGGTGCTGAGCATCGGCAGCATTCATGCGGGCACGACTTCGAACGTGATTCCAGCGCATGCATCGCTTACCGGCACATTGCGCACGTTCGACGAGGCGATTCGTTCGCTCGCGAAAGGCCGCATCGAGACGATTTGCGCGGGCGTGGCGCTGGCGACCGGCTGCGCGCTCAGCGTCGAGTTCTATGGCAGTTCGCCCGCAACCATCAATCATCGCGAGCAGGCCGAAGCGACCGCGCGCGCTGCCACGACAGTCTTCGGCGCGGCGAACGTGCTGCGCGAATTTGCACCGCTGAATGGCTCGGAAGACTTCTCGGAGTTCCTGCTGCGCCGCCCGGGCGCATACGTATTGCTCGGGCAGGGCGGCGTCTACTGCCACCACCCCGAGTTCGATTTCAACGACGACGTGTTGCCGCTCGGCGTTCGCTTCTTCGTTGCATTGGCAGAAGATCGTCTCGCGGCCTGA
- a CDS encoding cytochrome c biogenesis protein DipZ — protein sequence MLLIVLAYLGGALTILSPCILPVLPFVFARADQPFVRSGLPLLAGMALTFALVATLAAVGGGWVTQANQYGRWVAIALLAIFGLTLLFPRFADHLMRPLVSAGNRLSNFAQTDGQQVRAGSSFLLGIATGLLWAPCAGPILGLVLTGAALRGASVGTTLLLVAYAAGAATSLAVALLIGGKVFTAMKRSLGAGEWIRRGIGALMLCGVAAIALGFDTGVLARVSTVATGGLEQKLVDKLSPNAVPGKAPVAGNPADASGGAMASVNPSSQSTASANADSTVANATQGGAMMRAVAEPAPLPVEGVLPPLNGAVQWLNSPPLTTQDLRGKVVLIDFWTYSCINCLRSLPYVKAWAQKYKDQGLVVIGVHAPEFAFERNIDNVKKATHDLGVDYPVAIDNNYAIWRALNNQYWPAHYFVDAKGQIRYHHFGEGDYAESEKVIQQLLTEAGHANASKVAIGIANGGAQGVQAAADNADMQSPETYVGYQRAENFASPGGEVADKTHTYAAPSQPGVNDWGLAGSWNVGAEHATLVAPSGRIVYRFHARDLHLVLGPDKDGKPVRFRVSVDGAAPGASHGTDVAADGSGTVTGQRLYQLVRQTGEVGDHTFSIEFLDPGVQAFAFTFG from the coding sequence ATGTTACTCATCGTTCTCGCCTATCTCGGCGGCGCCCTTACGATTCTCAGCCCGTGCATCCTGCCGGTGCTGCCCTTTGTTTTCGCGCGCGCCGACCAGCCTTTCGTGCGCAGCGGATTGCCCTTGCTGGCGGGCATGGCGCTGACCTTCGCCCTCGTCGCGACGCTTGCCGCGGTGGGCGGCGGCTGGGTCACGCAGGCTAACCAGTACGGCCGCTGGGTGGCTATCGCACTGCTGGCGATCTTCGGGCTGACGTTGCTGTTCCCGCGCTTCGCCGATCATCTGATGCGGCCGCTCGTCAGCGCCGGCAATCGCCTGTCGAATTTCGCGCAGACCGATGGTCAGCAGGTCCGCGCGGGTTCGTCGTTTCTGCTCGGCATTGCCACCGGCTTGTTGTGGGCGCCGTGCGCCGGTCCGATTCTCGGTCTCGTGCTGACGGGCGCGGCATTGCGCGGCGCGAGCGTCGGCACGACGTTGCTGCTGGTGGCCTACGCGGCCGGCGCGGCGACTTCGCTGGCAGTGGCGCTGCTGATCGGCGGCAAGGTGTTCACGGCGATGAAGCGCTCGCTGGGCGCGGGCGAATGGATCCGCCGCGGCATCGGTGCGTTGATGTTGTGCGGCGTGGCGGCGATCGCGCTCGGTTTCGACACCGGCGTGCTTGCTCGCGTCTCGACGGTTGCGACCGGCGGTCTCGAACAGAAACTCGTCGATAAGTTGTCGCCGAACGCGGTGCCGGGCAAAGCGCCGGTCGCCGGCAATCCGGCCGATGCGTCCGGCGGCGCGATGGCGAGCGTCAACCCGTCGTCGCAATCGACCGCTAGCGCCAATGCGGATTCCACCGTGGCCAATGCGACGCAGGGCGGCGCGATGATGCGCGCCGTTGCAGAGCCGGCGCCGTTGCCGGTCGAAGGCGTGCTGCCCCCGTTGAACGGCGCTGTCCAATGGCTGAATTCGCCGCCGCTCACCACGCAGGACTTGCGCGGCAAGGTCGTGCTGATCGATTTCTGGACTTACTCGTGCATCAATTGCCTGCGTTCGCTGCCGTATGTCAAAGCGTGGGCGCAGAAGTACAAGGATCAGGGGCTCGTCGTGATCGGCGTGCATGCGCCGGAGTTCGCCTTTGAACGCAATATCGACAACGTGAAGAAGGCCACGCACGATCTCGGCGTCGACTATCCCGTCGCGATCGACAACAACTATGCAATCTGGCGCGCGCTGAATAACCAGTACTGGCCCGCGCACTATTTCGTCGATGCGAAAGGGCAGATCCGTTATCACCACTTCGGCGAAGGCGATTACGCGGAATCCGAAAAGGTGATCCAGCAACTGCTGACCGAAGCGGGGCATGCGAACGCGTCGAAGGTCGCGATCGGTATCGCAAACGGCGGCGCGCAAGGCGTGCAGGCCGCGGCGGACAACGCCGACATGCAATCGCCGGAAACCTACGTCGGTTATCAGCGGGCGGAGAACTTCGCGTCGCCGGGCGGGGAAGTGGCGGACAAGACGCACACGTATGCAGCGCCGTCGCAACCCGGCGTCAACGACTGGGGCCTCGCCGGGTCATGGAACGTGGGCGCGGAGCACGCCACGCTCGTGGCACCGTCGGGACGCATCGTATATCGCTTTCATGCACGCGACCTGCATCTGGTGCTCGGCCCGGACAAGGACGGCAAGCCGGTGCGGTTTCGCGTGAGCGTCGACGGCGCCGCGCCCGGCGCGTCGCACGGCACCGACGTCGCCGCCGATGGCAGCGGCACCGTAACCGGGCAGCGTCTCTATCAACTGGTGCGGCAAACCGGCGAGGTCGGGGATCACACTTTCTCGATCGAGTTTCTGGACCCGGGCGTGCAGGCGTTTGCTTTCACGTTCGGCTAA
- a CDS encoding MerR family transcriptional regulator produces the protein MLLKVGELARRSGLTVRTLHHYDAIGLLTPSARAENGYRLYDRDDIARLHQIQALRRFGLALAEIQTWLMQPETPLVSIVARQIAMLDNQIAQAKRLRERLVDLHGVLLDGKEPDLTDWLITLELMTMYDKYFSEDELARMPMYRNSQTPNPEWTELIGQVRALMDSGVPPESDEARALSIRWMTMLVRDTNGDPRLLAKLNLMHDNEPSMQAHIGISTQLRDYVLKAFSETKLLIYEKYLSPEEIRFMRANYGKREMEWPQLMADVRDAIDAGVGPRTSRARELALHWLELFRSYAGDDPRTQAKFRHALQTEPQLMAGTWADETLLVFIREAMANVAQPL, from the coding sequence ATGCTGTTGAAAGTGGGAGAACTTGCGAGGCGCAGCGGACTGACCGTCCGCACGCTTCACCACTACGACGCAATCGGACTGCTCACGCCTTCGGCGCGTGCTGAGAACGGCTACCGGCTTTACGACCGCGACGACATCGCCCGGCTTCACCAGATCCAGGCGCTGCGCCGTTTCGGACTCGCCCTCGCCGAGATTCAGACCTGGCTGATGCAGCCGGAGACGCCGCTGGTATCGATCGTCGCGCGGCAGATCGCCATGCTCGACAACCAGATCGCACAGGCGAAGCGCTTGCGCGAACGCCTCGTCGATCTGCACGGCGTGTTGCTCGACGGCAAGGAACCGGATCTGACCGATTGGCTTATCACGTTGGAGTTGATGACCATGTACGACAAGTATTTCTCCGAAGACGAACTCGCACGTATGCCGATGTACCGCAATAGCCAGACGCCGAACCCGGAATGGACCGAGCTCATCGGCCAGGTCCGCGCACTGATGGACAGCGGCGTGCCACCCGAGAGCGACGAGGCGCGCGCCTTGTCGATTCGCTGGATGACGATGCTCGTGCGCGACACGAACGGCGACCCGCGTCTGCTCGCCAAGCTGAATCTGATGCACGACAACGAACCGTCGATGCAGGCGCATATCGGTATTTCGACGCAGTTGCGCGACTACGTGCTGAAGGCCTTTAGCGAAACAAAGCTGCTGATCTACGAGAAGTATCTGTCGCCCGAGGAGATTCGCTTCATGCGCGCCAACTACGGCAAGCGCGAGATGGAATGGCCGCAACTCATGGCCGACGTGCGCGATGCGATCGATGCGGGCGTCGGGCCGCGGACATCGCGAGCACGCGAGCTTGCGCTTCACTGGCTCGAACTCTTCAGAAGCTACGCGGGCGATGATCCACGTACGCAGGCCAAGTTCCGCCACGCACTGCAAACGGAGCCGCAGTTGATGGCCGGCACATGGGCGGATGAAACGCTGCTGGTGTTCATCCGCGAGGCGATGGCGAATGTCGCGCAGCCGCTTTGA
- a CDS encoding response regulator transcription factor, which translates to MDNLKRILIVEDDVDIANVLSLHLRDERYEVVHSADGNEGLRLLEQGGWDALILDLMLPGVDGLEICRRARAMTRYTPIIITSARSSEVHRILGLELGADDYLAKPFSVLELVARVKALLRRVDALAKDSKIETGSLRIAGLSIDPLTREAAVDGKPIELTPREFDLLYYFAQHPGKVFSRMDLLNAVWGYQHEGYEHTVNTHINRLRAKIEADPAQPERILTVWGRGYKLAVPGETPKDPS; encoded by the coding sequence ATGGACAATCTGAAGCGCATCCTGATCGTCGAAGACGATGTCGATATCGCCAACGTGCTGAGCCTGCATTTGCGCGACGAGCGCTATGAAGTCGTGCACAGCGCCGACGGCAATGAAGGGCTGCGCCTGCTGGAACAAGGCGGCTGGGACGCGCTGATTCTCGATCTGATGCTGCCCGGCGTCGACGGACTGGAAATCTGCCGGCGCGCCCGCGCGATGACGCGCTATACGCCGATCATCATCACCAGCGCCCGTTCGAGTGAAGTGCACCGGATTCTCGGCCTCGAACTCGGCGCGGACGACTATCTCGCCAAACCGTTTTCCGTGCTCGAACTGGTGGCGCGTGTGAAAGCGCTGCTGCGCCGCGTCGACGCGCTGGCGAAAGACTCGAAAATCGAAACCGGCAGTCTGCGCATCGCGGGGTTGTCGATCGATCCGTTGACACGCGAGGCCGCCGTCGACGGCAAGCCGATCGAACTCACGCCGCGCGAATTCGACCTGCTGTATTACTTCGCGCAGCATCCCGGCAAAGTGTTCTCGCGCATGGACCTGCTCAATGCGGTGTGGGGCTATCAGCACGAAGGCTACGAGCACACCGTCAACACTCATATCAACCGGCTGCGCGCGAAGATCGAGGCCGATCCGGCTCAACCCGAGCGCATCCTGACCGTCTGGGGACGCGGCTACAAGCTCGCCGTGCCCGGCGAGACACCGAAGGACCCATCGTGA